The DNA sequence GCCACTTGATGCTGGTCCGCTGCCGGGCCCGGTCCAGCGGCACCCACGCCCCGTCGCCATACCGAACATTCGTCACGAGAACTCCAAACTTCTCGTCGGTGGTCACCTCGGGGAGCTTAAGGTCAGTCGGCAGCGGTGACCGGACGCCAGCCCAGCGGGGTGGAGAGCACCATCGTGCTGGACGGCTGACCGTACGGGGCGAGCCGGTCGATCACGTCCTCGAAGGCGTCCATCGATGCCGCCGCCACCTTCAACATCGAGCAGGCGTCCCCGGTGATCCGGTGGATCTCCAGGATCTCCGGCCAGGTCGGCACCTGCGGGTCCCGCAGGATGCAGTGCGACCCGTAGCAGGACATCCGGATCAGCGCGATCACCGTCCAGCCGGCCCGGGTCAGGTCGACGTGCGCGTGGTAGCCGCTGACGACCCCGGACTCCTCCAGCCGGCGTACCCGCTCGGCGACGGCCGGCGGCGACAGATGCACCCGGCGGGACAGTTCGCTGAAGGAAAGTCGGGCATCGGCCTGCAACTCACGCAGCAGCGCCCAATCCATCTCGTCCACGGACACTTTCCCTTCGTTAACCGACCACCCAAATCTAGCCACGGACCTGCGGGTCGCGACCCCGTACCGCCGTTGATCCGGTATTCAGCCACGGACCGCAAGTCGGCAATCATGGGCGACACAGCAAAGGGAGGGCAGCCGACGTGAACAGCACCGACGTGGCCAGCCCACCGGCCGTGCGGCCGGTGGACGCCGCCGAACGCGACGCCCGCGCCGCCGCGAACGCCGGCGAGCCGACCCTGGAGTTCGGCGACCGGGTGCCGTACGACGCCTACGTGCACGCCAGCACCCTGCACAGTTTGCAGCGCACCCTGAGCGACGACCCCGGCGAGATGTCGTTCCTGATGGTCAGCCAGATCATGGAGCTGTACTTCGGGCTGACCCGCCACGAGCTGCGCCACGCCCAACGGCTGATCCGCGCCGACCGGGTGTGGGAGGCGCTCGCCCCGCTGCGCCGCGCAGCCCTGCATTTGGAAGGCCTCAACGCCTCCTGGCAGACGCTGCGTTGGATGACCCCGGCCGACTTCAACCGGTTCCGCAACCTGCTGGGTGAGGGTTCCGGGTTCCAGTCGGCGATGTACCGGCAACTGGAGTTCATCCTCGGCGTCCGGACCCCGTCGCTGATCCGCCCGTTCCGCCGCCAACCCGAGGTGTACGCCGAGCTGGAGCAGGCCCTGCACGCGCCGAGTCTGTGGGACGACGTGATCGCCCTGCTGGCCCGCGCCGGCCACGACATCCCGGCCGACCTGCTGGGCCGCGACGTCGCCACCGAACACGAACCGCACCCGTCGGTCGAGGCCGCCTGGGTCGAGGTCTACCGGGTCAACGGCCCGGACAACCACCTGCGGCAGCTCGGCGAGGCGCTGACCGAGGTCGCCGAACAGTTCGGTGACTGGCGGTACAAGCATCTCAAGGCGGTGCAGCGCACCATGGGCGCCAAGGTCGGCAGCGGCGGCTCCGCCGGGCTGGCCTGGCTGCAGCGCAGCATGAACCGGGTGGTGTTCCCCGAGATCTGGTCCGCCCGGACCAGCATGTGAGAGGCTGCCGCATGTTCACTGAGGACGACGCCCGTCGCCGCGACGCCGCCGACCCCGGGCACCGCGACCTGTTCCACATCCCGCCGGCCACCGGCGGCGACCACCCCGACGTCGCCTACTTCGCCGGCAACTCCCTCGGCCTGCAGCCGAAGGCCACCCGCGCCGAGCTGCTCGACGACCTCGACGACTGGGCCCGGCTCGGCGTCGAAGGCCACCTGGAAGCCGGCCGGCCGTGGCTGCCGTACCACGAACTGCTCACCGAGACCGTCGCGCGACTGGTCGGCGCCCTGCCCAGCGAGGCCGTGGTGATGAACTCGCTGACGGTCAACCTGCACCTGCTGATGGTGTCGTTCTACCGGCCGACCGGCGACCGCACCCGGATCGTCATCGAGGACTCGGCATTCCCGTCGGACAGCTACGCGGTGCGCAGCCAGGCCGTCTTCCACGGCCTCGACCCCGACCGTACGGTGGTCCGACTGCGGCCGCGCCCCGGCGAGGACACGCTGCGCACCGCCGACGTCGTCGACTACCTGCGCGCCGACGGTGACCGGGTGGCGCTGGTGCTGCTCGGCGGGGTCAACTACCTCACCGGCGAACTGCTCGACATCCCGACGATCACCGAGGCGGGCCGGGCCGCCGGCGCGATCGTCGGCTGGGACCTGGCGCACGCCGCGGGCAACGTGCCGCTGCGGCTGCACGACTGGGGTGTCGACTTCGCCGCCTGGTGCTCCTACAAGTACCTCAACTCGGGGCCGGGTGCCCTCGCCGGCGCGTACGTGCACGAACGCCACCACGGCGATCCGACGCTGGCCCGCTTCGAAGGCTGGTGGAGCACCGAGCCGGCCACCCGCTTCGAGATGACCCCGGTGTCACGGCCACCGGCCAGCGCCGACGCCTGGCAGATCTCCAACCCGCCGATCTTCGCCATGGGCCCGGTCCGTACCTCGCTGCAGATCTTCGACAAGGTCGGCATGGCGGCGCTGCGCGAGCGCAGCGAACGGCTCACCGGCTACCTGGAACAGCTGCTCGACGAGACCCTGGCGGGCCGGCCGGTCAGCGTCGTCACCCCCCGCGACCCGGCCCGGCGCGGCTGCCAGCTGTCGCTGCGGATCGGCGGCGGGGCGGGGGCGCACGCGCTGACCGCCCGGCTGCGCCACGAACACGGGGTGATCGCCGACGCCCGGGAACCGGACATCGTCCGGCTCGCCCCGGTGCCGCTGTACTCCACGTACCACGACTGCTGGCGGGCCGCCCGGGCGCTCGCCGCGACCCTCCCGACGCAAGGCGGCGACGATGTCTGAACGTGCACCCGTCGCGGTGGTCGGCGCCGGCCTGGCCGGCAGCCTGCTCGCCTGCTTCCTGGCCCGCCGCGGCCTGCCGGTCACCCTCTACGAGCGCCGACCCGACCCGCGACGCGGCACCGCCGAACGCGGGCGGTCGATCAACCTGGCGCTGTCCGAACGCGGCCTGGACGCGCTGCGCCGCATCGGCCTGGCCGACCAGGTGCTCGCCGACGCGCTGCCGATGCCCGGCCGGATGATCCACCCGGTCGACGGCGAGCTCGACTTCCAGCCCTACAGCGCCGACGGGCAGCGGGCGATCAACTCGATCAGCCGGGGCGCGCTCAACAACGCCCTGCTCGACGCGGCTGAGGCCGCGCCCGGCGTCACCGTCGTCTTCGACCACCGGCTCGTCGGCCTCGACCCGGCCACCGGCGAGGCGACCTTCGACACCCCGCAGGGCACGGTCCGCGCGCCGGCGCAGGTCGTGCTCGGCGCCGACGGCGCCGGTTCGGCGGTACGCGGCCAACTGCTCGCCCACGGCCTGGTCGACGAGAGTCTCGACTTCCTCGACTACGGCTACAAGGAGCTGACCATCCCGGCGGTCGGCGGCGACTACGCCCTCGATCCGGGCGCGTTGCACATCTGGCCGCGCGGCACGTCGATGATGATCGCCCTGCCGAACCCGGACCGCTCCTTCACCTGCACCCTGTTCTGGCCGACCGGCGGCACGTCGAGTTTCGCCTCGTTGAGCAGCCCGGCCGCGATCGAGCGGCACTTCCGCGAGCACTACCCGGACGTGCCGCCGCTGGCGCCGGACCTGGTC is a window from the Solwaraspora sp. WMMD792 genome containing:
- a CDS encoding NAD(P)/FAD-dependent oxidoreductase, translating into MSERAPVAVVGAGLAGSLLACFLARRGLPVTLYERRPDPRRGTAERGRSINLALSERGLDALRRIGLADQVLADALPMPGRMIHPVDGELDFQPYSADGQRAINSISRGALNNALLDAAEAAPGVTVVFDHRLVGLDPATGEATFDTPQGTVRAPAQVVLGADGAGSAVRGQLLAHGLVDESLDFLDYGYKELTIPAVGGDYALDPGALHIWPRGTSMMIALPNPDRSFTCTLFWPTGGTSSFASLSSPAAIERHFREHYPDVPPLAPDLVDEYQHNPVGLLGTVRCDPWQVGGRVALIGDAAHAVVPFYGQGANCAFEDVVELDRCLDDTGGDWAAALPLYQSRRQDNAEAIAQMALANFVEMRDKVASPTFQTFRKVEHALERALPGRYVSRYEMVSFTTIPYAEVRRRVRRQHQLLAAAVAGTAALSVGALGAAVHRLVRKGRS
- the kynU gene encoding kynureninase, which codes for MFTEDDARRRDAADPGHRDLFHIPPATGGDHPDVAYFAGNSLGLQPKATRAELLDDLDDWARLGVEGHLEAGRPWLPYHELLTETVARLVGALPSEAVVMNSLTVNLHLLMVSFYRPTGDRTRIVIEDSAFPSDSYAVRSQAVFHGLDPDRTVVRLRPRPGEDTLRTADVVDYLRADGDRVALVLLGGVNYLTGELLDIPTITEAGRAAGAIVGWDLAHAAGNVPLRLHDWGVDFAAWCSYKYLNSGPGALAGAYVHERHHGDPTLARFEGWWSTEPATRFEMTPVSRPPASADAWQISNPPIFAMGPVRTSLQIFDKVGMAALRERSERLTGYLEQLLDETLAGRPVSVVTPRDPARRGCQLSLRIGGGAGAHALTARLRHEHGVIADAREPDIVRLAPVPLYSTYHDCWRAARALAATLPTQGGDDV
- a CDS encoding tryptophan 2,3-dioxygenase family protein; the protein is MNSTDVASPPAVRPVDAAERDARAAANAGEPTLEFGDRVPYDAYVHASTLHSLQRTLSDDPGEMSFLMVSQIMELYFGLTRHELRHAQRLIRADRVWEALAPLRRAALHLEGLNASWQTLRWMTPADFNRFRNLLGEGSGFQSAMYRQLEFILGVRTPSLIRPFRRQPEVYAELEQALHAPSLWDDVIALLARAGHDIPADLLGRDVATEHEPHPSVEAAWVEVYRVNGPDNHLRQLGEALTEVAEQFGDWRYKHLKAVQRTMGAKVGSGGSAGLAWLQRSMNRVVFPEIWSARTSM
- a CDS encoding Lrp/AsnC family transcriptional regulator, yielding MDEMDWALLRELQADARLSFSELSRRVHLSPPAVAERVRRLEESGVVSGYHAHVDLTRAGWTVIALIRMSCYGSHCILRDPQVPTWPEILEIHRITGDACSMLKVAAASMDAFEDVIDRLAPYGQPSSTMVLSTPLGWRPVTAAD